A window of the Desulfobacula toluolica Tol2 genome harbors these coding sequences:
- the sucD gene encoding succinate--CoA ligase subunit alpha: MSIFIDKNTKLLVQGITGKEGRFHARHCVNYGTNVVAGITPGKGGQKMDEVPVFNTVSQAVLETGANASIIFVPPPFGADAIIEAADAGIDLIITITEGIPILDMVKVKNYLATKACRLIGPNCPGIISPDVCKIGIMPGKIHKKGTIGVVSRSGTLTYEVVDQLTSGGMGQSTCIGIGGDPVNGTSFIDVLAAFEEDDETTGIVIVGEIGGNTEEEAAAYIKENLTKPVVGFIAGLTAPPGRRMGHAGAIISGSSGTGAAKIQAFRDNGIHVCENLGKIGRICKDVFLA, from the coding sequence GTGAGTATATTTATAGATAAAAACACAAAGCTTTTAGTTCAGGGAATAACCGGAAAGGAAGGCCGTTTTCATGCAAGACACTGCGTTAACTATGGTACAAATGTTGTGGCAGGCATAACGCCGGGTAAGGGAGGACAGAAAATGGATGAGGTGCCGGTTTTTAATACGGTCAGCCAGGCAGTTCTGGAGACAGGTGCCAATGCCAGTATCATCTTTGTTCCTCCGCCATTTGGAGCTGATGCCATAATAGAAGCGGCAGATGCAGGAATAGATCTTATTATTACCATTACGGAAGGTATTCCCATTCTGGATATGGTAAAAGTGAAAAATTATCTTGCAACAAAGGCATGCCGTCTTATCGGCCCCAATTGCCCCGGTATTATTTCTCCTGATGTTTGCAAAATCGGCATTATGCCGGGTAAGATTCATAAAAAAGGAACTATCGGCGTGGTGTCTCGATCAGGAACATTGACTTATGAGGTTGTTGATCAATTGACAAGCGGGGGGATGGGTCAGTCTACATGCATTGGCATAGGGGGTGATCCGGTGAACGGGACCAGCTTTATAGATGTGCTGGCCGCGTTTGAAGAGGATGACGAAACTACAGGGATCGTCATTGTTGGAGAGATTGGTGGAAATACTGAAGAAGAAGCAGCAGCATATATAAAGGAAAATCTGACAAAACCGGTAGTTGGCTTTATTGCAGGACTGACAGCACCTCCCGGCAGAAGAATGGGACATGCCGGAGCAATTATTTCAGGTTCCAGTGGTACGGGCGCAGCAAAAATTCAGGCCTTCAGGGACAATGGTATTCATGTCTGTGAAAACCTGGGAAAAATCGGTCGGATTTGTAAAGATGTATTTTTAGCGTAA